The Cyanobacteria bacterium QS_8_64_29 genome includes a window with the following:
- a CDS encoding diflavin flavoprotein A, whose protein sequence is MVAALTQNNQRLSTQTATIADGTTALRSLDWDRDRFDIEFGLQNGTTYNSFVVQGDQTALIDTSHEKFGSLYLDALKATIDPSQIDYLIVSHTEPDHSGLVEAVLELAPQAVVVGSKVGLQFLDGFVHQPFERKTVKSGDRLDLGQGHVLEFVNAPNLHWPDTMLTYDWKTQVLFTCDVFGMHYCSESLYDRNLQAIEGDYRFYYDCLMAPNARSVLTALKRINKLGELDVVANGHGPLLYHHAPELIRRYRDWSQAQTNSKSAAAVFYVSNYGDSDRLSQAVAHGITKAGSAMEMVDMSVTDPQEIREVVEASGCVAISMPPSSGTRSQEAATALATILASVSPKQGFGAFESHGGDDEPIDPLATQLRDLGLKEVFAGIRLTAPPDEATLKLCEEAGTDVGQWLNRERSVKQMKSLDSELDKAMGRLSGGLYIITAQQGEVKSAMLASWVAQASAKPLGISIAVAKDRAIESLLQTGDRFVLNVLAEGNYRHLMKHFLKRFPPGADRFEGVDTQAATNGAPILSEALAYLECEVIDRMACSDHWILYCQVEAGRVSHAEGRTAVHHRKVGNHY, encoded by the coding sequence ATGGTTGCAGCGCTCACCCAAAACAACCAACGCCTATCGACGCAAACGGCCACCATCGCTGACGGCACGACAGCGCTGCGTTCGCTGGATTGGGATCGGGATCGCTTTGACATCGAATTTGGCTTGCAGAACGGCACCACCTACAACTCCTTTGTCGTCCAAGGGGACCAAACAGCGCTCATCGACACCTCGCACGAAAAGTTTGGATCGCTGTATCTCGATGCGCTCAAAGCGACGATTGACCCCAGCCAAATTGACTACCTAATCGTCAGCCATACCGAGCCCGACCACAGCGGCTTGGTGGAGGCAGTCCTGGAGCTGGCCCCACAGGCGGTTGTAGTGGGCTCGAAAGTGGGCCTTCAGTTTTTAGATGGGTTCGTCCACCAGCCCTTTGAGCGCAAAACCGTCAAAAGCGGCGATCGCTTGGACTTGGGTCAAGGCCACGTGCTGGAGTTTGTCAATGCGCCCAACTTGCACTGGCCGGACACAATGCTCACCTACGACTGGAAGACGCAGGTGCTGTTCACCTGCGATGTCTTTGGCATGCACTATTGCTCCGAGTCGCTCTACGATCGCAACTTGCAGGCCATCGAGGGCGACTATCGCTTTTACTACGACTGCCTGATGGCGCCCAACGCGCGCTCGGTGCTGACCGCGCTCAAGCGCATCAACAAGCTAGGCGAGCTGGATGTTGTGGCCAACGGGCACGGCCCGCTGCTGTACCACCACGCGCCGGAGCTGATCCGCCGCTACCGCGATTGGAGCCAGGCTCAAACTAACAGCAAGAGCGCGGCTGCCGTTTTCTACGTCTCCAACTATGGGGACAGTGATCGCCTCTCGCAGGCCGTCGCGCACGGCATTACCAAGGCCGGGAGTGCCATGGAAATGGTGGATATGAGCGTGACCGACCCGCAAGAAATCCGCGAGGTAGTCGAGGCTTCAGGGTGCGTGGCGATCAGCATGCCGCCCAGCTCGGGCACCCGGAGCCAGGAGGCCGCCACCGCCCTTGCAACGATCTTGGCCTCGGTGAGCCCCAAGCAAGGGTTCGGCGCGTTCGAGTCCCACGGTGGCGATGACGAACCCATCGACCCGCTGGCGACCCAACTGCGGGATTTGGGGCTCAAGGAGGTGTTCGCGGGGATCCGCCTGACCGCGCCGCCCGATGAAGCCACCCTCAAACTGTGCGAAGAAGCCGGCACGGACGTGGGTCAGTGGCTCAATCGCGAGCGCAGCGTCAAGCAAATGAAATCGCTCGATAGCGAGCTGGATAAGGCCATGGGCCGCTTGAGCGGCGGGCTCTATATCATTACGGCGCAGCAGGGCGAGGTCAAAAGTGCCATGCTGGCCTCCTGGGTCGCCCAGGCCAGTGCCAAGCCGCTGGGGATCTCCATTGCCGTGGCCAAAGACCGCGCCATCGAATCGTTGCTGCAAACCGGCGATCGCTTTGTGCTCAACGTGCTGGCAGAGGGTAACTACCGCCATTTGATGAAGCACTTCCTCAAGCGCTTCCCGCCGGGGGCCGACCGGTTTGAAGGGGTTGACACCCAAGCGGCGACCAATGGCGCCCCCATTCTGAGCGAGGCCCTGGCGTACCTGGAGTGCGAGGTCATCGACCGGATGGCTTGCAGCGACCACTGGATCCTCTACTGCCAGGTGGAAGCCGGGCGCGTCTCCCACGCCGAAGGGCGCACCGCCGTCCACCACCGCAAGGTTGGCAATCACTACTGA
- a CDS encoding superoxide dismutase [Fe] (SodB; iron binding; present under aerobic and anaerobic conditions; destroys free radicals), with the protein MSYELPPLPYNHDALEPHMSARTLEFHHDKHHAKYVNQYNQLSQEAGMVDRPIEEVIKATYNDSSRTGLFNNAAQAWNHTFFFNCMSPDGGGAPSGSLGDKIAADFGNFDNFKAEFKQAGATQFGSGWAWLVMDEGGNLKVTQTPNAINPLPTNETPLLTCDVWEHAYYLDYQNRKPDFLDAFLNELVNWAFVGQQLEQARQTARV; encoded by the coding sequence ATGAGTTACGAGTTGCCGCCGCTGCCTTACAATCACGATGCGCTCGAGCCGCACATGTCGGCCCGGACGCTCGAGTTCCATCACGACAAGCACCACGCCAAATACGTCAATCAGTACAATCAGCTCTCTCAAGAAGCGGGTATGGTCGATCGGCCCATCGAGGAGGTCATCAAGGCCACCTACAACGACAGCTCAAGAACTGGCCTGTTCAACAATGCTGCTCAAGCCTGGAACCACACCTTTTTCTTTAACTGCATGTCGCCCGATGGGGGCGGTGCGCCTAGCGGGTCGCTAGGCGATAAGATTGCCGCCGATTTTGGCAACTTTGACAATTTTAAGGCCGAGTTCAAACAAGCCGGTGCCACGCAGTTTGGCAGCGGTTGGGCCTGGCTGGTCATGGATGAGGGCGGTAACCTCAAAGTGACCCAAACGCCCAATGCCATTAATCCGCTCCCCACGAACGAAACGCCGCTGCTGACCTGCGACGTTTGGGAGCATGCCTATTATTTGGACTATCAAAACCGCAAGCCCGACTTCCTCGATGCCTTTCTCAACGAACTCGTCAATTGGGCGTTTGTCGGGCAGCAACTAGAGCAAGCCCGCCAAACCGCCCGAGTCTAA
- a CDS encoding DUF4382 domain-containing protein, which translates to MGRKLILASLLLGAPVLVLGCRAQTGGDRQTNPADANGAGGQTGELRLAANGEDFVRQGFTSKNGWQIAFERVAVTLGDVTAYQSDPPFDPDQGGDIQAVETVKLVTEPVTVDLAEGPEDADPIEVTGQQAPAGEYDALAWSLVTANNATIAMEGTAQKDGRTIDFQVSLARQMRYRCGAYVGEQRKGILEPGGTAAVEATFHFDHLFGDAEAPADGDLNQNALGFEPLAALAEDGQLQADANRLRSQLSDADYQTLQNALQGLGHVGEGHCRVNEVTASAGDGNPS; encoded by the coding sequence ATGGGGAGAAAGCTAATCCTAGCCAGCTTGCTGCTGGGCGCGCCCGTTCTGGTGCTGGGGTGCCGCGCTCAAACAGGCGGCGATCGCCAAACCAATCCAGCCGATGCGAATGGCGCTGGCGGCCAAACGGGCGAGTTGCGGCTAGCGGCCAACGGCGAAGATTTCGTTCGCCAGGGCTTTACCAGCAAAAACGGCTGGCAGATCGCGTTCGAACGGGTAGCCGTCACTTTGGGTGACGTGACGGCCTACCAGAGCGATCCGCCCTTCGATCCGGACCAAGGCGGCGACATTCAGGCGGTTGAGACGGTCAAGCTTGTAACCGAGCCCGTCACAGTGGACCTGGCCGAAGGCCCCGAGGATGCCGATCCCATTGAGGTGACCGGCCAGCAAGCACCAGCAGGCGAGTACGACGCCCTGGCTTGGTCGCTCGTTACGGCCAACAATGCCACCATCGCCATGGAGGGCACGGCGCAAAAGGACGGGCGCACGATCGACTTTCAAGTTTCGCTCGCACGCCAGATGCGCTACCGGTGCGGCGCCTACGTGGGCGAGCAGCGCAAGGGAATTCTGGAGCCAGGCGGCACGGCCGCAGTCGAGGCAACCTTTCACTTCGACCACCTCTTTGGCGATGCAGAAGCGCCAGCTGACGGCGATCTCAATCAGAACGCGCTCGGCTTTGAGCCGCTCGCTGCACTCGCCGAGGATGGACAGCTCCAGGCCGATGCCAACAGGCTGCGATCACAGCTATCGGATGCCGACTACCAAACCCTGCAAAATGCGCTGCAGGGACTGGGTCACGTCGGTGAAGGACACTGCCGAGTCAATGAGGTGACGGCATCTGCCGGCGATGGCAACCCGAGCTAG
- a CDS encoding cobalamin biosynthesis protein CbiM, with protein sequence MHVPDGIVPPSVAIAGYALTGGMTWYSLRQIDHDPQATAKMPKASLLTAAFFVASLIHIPIPPSSVHLVLNGLVGIVLGYFAFPAIAIGLFFQAVFFQHGGLSTLGINAAMMGIPAVGAYYTFQLRERLGRSQRLQQVLAFGAGAGALATSALVFTVLIVTTVPAELNAQLEQTATLIALGGYAVQAVIEGLFTVMLVSFFQRVKPELLEES encoded by the coding sequence ATGCACGTCCCCGATGGGATCGTTCCCCCTAGCGTTGCCATTGCCGGGTACGCCCTGACAGGGGGCATGACCTGGTACTCGCTGCGCCAGATCGATCACGATCCGCAGGCAACGGCCAAAATGCCCAAAGCCTCGCTGCTAACGGCCGCATTTTTTGTCGCCTCGTTGATTCACATCCCCATTCCGCCCTCGAGCGTGCATTTGGTGCTCAACGGCCTGGTGGGGATCGTGCTGGGCTACTTTGCCTTTCCGGCCATTGCCATTGGGTTATTCTTTCAGGCCGTGTTTTTTCAGCACGGCGGGCTATCCACGCTGGGCATCAACGCGGCCATGATGGGCATTCCGGCCGTTGGGGCTTACTACACCTTTCAGTTGCGCGAACGCTTGGGCCGCTCGCAGCGCTTGCAGCAGGTGCTGGCATTTGGCGCCGGCGCAGGGGCACTGGCAACTTCAGCGTTGGTCTTTACGGTTTTGATCGTCACCACCGTGCCAGCCGAGCTGAATGCCCAACTGGAGCAGACCGCAACCTTAATCGCGCTGGGTGGCTACGCCGTCCAAGCCGTCATTGAAGGACTGTTTACGGTCATGCTGGTGTCGTTTTTCCAGCGGGTTAAACCCGAGCTGCTTGAAGAATCGTGA
- the cbiQ gene encoding cobalt ECF transporter T component CbiQ — MKLALDRYAHLHSPIHAWEPRPKFVALLALILAFAFIEQLVLLPAAIAVTAILYKISRLPLEFLLARLRYPGVFVAAVVALLPFAAGETVLVAWGPLALKQEGTRAALLVAGRFGCILTVSLVLFGTAPFHTSVKALRALGVPATLTDMTLLAYRYLEELGSTLVTVQRAMRLRGFRPRQLSRRNLRLLAAAIGTLVVRSYERSQRLYQAMLLRGYGQAPRTRAPFFLARGELDARSRIAFGVTVTVAAALLGAQMGA, encoded by the coding sequence GTGAAGCTAGCGCTCGATCGCTACGCCCACTTGCACTCGCCCATCCACGCCTGGGAGCCGCGGCCCAAATTCGTGGCCCTGCTGGCCTTGATTCTGGCGTTTGCCTTTATCGAGCAGCTGGTACTGCTGCCGGCCGCGATTGCCGTTACTGCCATCCTGTACAAGATCTCGCGCCTGCCCCTGGAGTTTTTGTTGGCGCGCCTGCGCTATCCGGGGGTGTTTGTGGCGGCGGTGGTGGCGTTGCTGCCCTTTGCCGCGGGCGAAACCGTGCTGGTCGCGTGGGGGCCACTTGCGCTCAAGCAGGAGGGGACGCGGGCCGCCTTGCTGGTTGCAGGCCGCTTTGGCTGCATCCTGACCGTGAGCCTGGTGCTGTTTGGCACGGCCCCGTTCCACACCAGCGTCAAGGCCCTGCGAGCGCTGGGGGTTCCCGCTACCCTGACCGACATGACGCTGCTGGCCTACCGCTACCTGGAAGAGCTGGGCAGCACCCTGGTGACCGTGCAGCGCGCCATGCGGCTCCGCGGCTTCCGCCCTCGCCAGCTCAGCCGCCGCAACCTGCGGTTGCTTGCGGCTGCCATCGGCACGTTGGTGGTGCGCAGCTACGAGCGCTCCCAGCGGCTCTATCAGGCCATGCTGCTGCGCGGCTACGGGCAAGCGCCTCGCACCCGAGCGCCCTTTTTCCTGGCGCGCGGCGAGCTGGATGCGCGCAGCCGGATCGCCTTTGGGGTCACTGTGACCGTCGCAGCTGCCTTGCTAGGGGCTCAAATGGGCGCCTAA
- a CDS encoding ABC transporter ATP-binding protein, which produces MAQLLQSQLETARADAIAIANLHLRYPDSGAVLHDLTLQIRPGERVGLIGPNGAGKTTLFLAVCGVLPVTAGEIALFGDPVVPGQFRPDIGLVFQNPDDQLFCPTVREDIAFGPQNMGLSAPAVEERVREALSLTGTQALAERMPHNLSGGEKRMVAIAAILAMHPHLVLYDEPSANLDFRARRRLIRFLQGSQGTLALASHDLELILEVCDRVLLLEGGQLAADGNPRDVMSDRALMEAHGLEKPHSLLPHHSGP; this is translated from the coding sequence ATGGCCCAGCTACTGCAATCGCAGCTCGAAACCGCCCGGGCCGATGCGATCGCCATCGCCAACTTACATTTGCGCTACCCCGATAGCGGGGCGGTGCTGCACGATCTGACGCTGCAGATCCGGCCGGGCGAGCGCGTGGGCCTGATCGGTCCCAATGGGGCAGGCAAAACGACGCTGTTTTTGGCTGTCTGCGGCGTTTTGCCGGTCACGGCCGGCGAGATTGCGCTCTTTGGCGACCCGGTGGTGCCGGGCCAATTTCGCCCCGACATTGGCTTGGTCTTTCAGAACCCCGACGATCAGCTATTTTGCCCCACCGTCCGCGAGGACATTGCCTTTGGCCCGCAGAACATGGGCCTCTCGGCGCCAGCGGTCGAGGAGCGCGTCCGCGAAGCGCTCAGCCTGACCGGCACGCAGGCGCTCGCCGAACGCATGCCGCACAACCTCTCGGGTGGGGAGAAACGCATGGTGGCGATCGCTGCCATCCTGGCCATGCACCCCCACCTGGTGCTGTATGACGAACCCAGCGCCAATTTGGACTTTCGCGCACGGCGGCGCCTGATCCGCTTTTTGCAGGGCTCGCAGGGAACCCTGGCCTTGGCGTCCCACGATCTGGAGCTAATTTTGGAGGTTTGCGATCGCGTGCTGCTGCTCGAGGGCGGTCAGCTCGCAGCCGATGGCAACCCCCGCGATGTCATGAGCGATCGCGCCCTAATGGAAGCCCACGGGTTAGAGAAACCCCACTCGCTACTACCGCACCATAGCGGCCCCTAG
- the dacB gene encoding D-alanyl-D-alanine carboxypeptidase/D-alanyl-D-alanine-endopeptidase gives MSVRPRWSQCLAAAAIAVASLGLSAGPSGPTRSVAQAESISLEVPPPARQASGTCRAQLGQGLDATLDSFGVANSEWGIAVKSLQTGRTLYRHNAQHPLIPASNTKLLTVAAAFRQWDPPLNDRHRARVKRILRYSDNSLADSLLSGLGGPQVASRSLSQLGLTEANYRQADGSGLSRRNAVTASSLVSLLAAMPDSNHWALFYSSLPVAGQSGTLSHRLQDTAASGQIRAKTGTLHGVRALSGYAETADFGRVAFSILANNPNGAGSRLVAAIDKIALQLAQLQQCQQPLAESAQDVGTGKGES, from the coding sequence ATGTCGGTTCGACCGCGTTGGTCGCAATGTCTGGCTGCTGCAGCCATCGCAGTTGCCTCGCTGGGATTGAGCGCAGGCCCAAGCGGTCCAACGCGCTCGGTCGCGCAAGCTGAATCGATTTCCCTAGAGGTACCGCCGCCAGCGCGGCAGGCGAGCGGAACCTGTCGCGCCCAATTGGGCCAGGGCCTGGATGCCACCCTCGATAGCTTTGGCGTGGCCAACAGCGAGTGGGGCATTGCCGTCAAGTCCTTGCAAACCGGCCGGACGCTCTACCGGCACAACGCCCAGCACCCCCTCATTCCGGCTTCCAACACCAAACTGCTAACCGTAGCAGCGGCCTTCCGGCAGTGGGACCCGCCCCTCAACGACCGGCACCGCGCGCGGGTAAAGCGCATCCTGCGTTATAGCGATAATAGCCTGGCCGATAGCCTGCTGAGCGGCTTGGGCGGTCCCCAAGTGGCCAGCCGCTCGCTCAGCCAGCTGGGCTTGACCGAAGCCAACTACCGCCAGGCCGACGGATCCGGCCTATCCCGCCGCAATGCCGTCACGGCCTCGAGCCTGGTTTCGCTACTGGCTGCCATGCCCGATAGCAACCACTGGGCTCTGTTCTACAGCTCGCTGCCAGTGGCCGGTCAAAGCGGGACGCTCAGCCATCGCCTGCAAGATACCGCTGCAAGCGGCCAAATCCGGGCCAAAACGGGCACCCTGCACGGGGTCAGAGCCCTCTCAGGTTACGCCGAGACGGCCGATTTTGGGCGGGTAGCGTTTAGCATTTTGGCCAATAATCCCAACGGGGCCGGATCCCGCCTAGTGGCGGCGATTGACAAAATCGCCCTGCAATTGGCCCAGCTGCAACAGTGCCAGCAACCGCTAGCCGAATCCGCCCAAGATGTGGGTACTGGCAAGGGCGAAAGCTAG
- a CDS encoding polymerase, translating to MERSPLAWQNLPWQGWQGALLVFPVVPVWGGAMLLVAATALGWQYRGAIGARPLNWGWALWSVGVLASCALAARPLTALLGAANFLPFVALFAILSAVLQVPAQLRRLAWLLALGSVPVFGLGLGQMWGGWTTPTAWSTPWLLGWDLDAGGDPVGWMASVFTNANHLAAYAFPIGLLALELALEAYRDWRRHSSSGGALRLLGASAIALGNGSAVVLSQSDSALALAVLGGLAFALYLGWTRLAIWSAGALVSLAGLVTGAALAPPPLQSGLRVIAPAYWWQRVMAAFYPDRPPARLRTNQWAFAWERWLDRPWLGWGLRHFSPLYEAQTGHWLGHPHDLVLMLAMEVGAPLTLLLLALVGVAIVRAVWLLRAWPLAAPVPGAFQWHQDRLLLFGYGVAFGGCTLFSAFDVPLFDPRTNLVGWLLLAGLAGVTHRYRALLRWRP from the coding sequence ATGGAACGATCGCCACTGGCCTGGCAAAACTTACCCTGGCAGGGCTGGCAGGGCGCCCTACTGGTCTTCCCGGTCGTACCTGTTTGGGGCGGTGCCATGCTGCTAGTGGCTGCCACTGCCCTGGGCTGGCAGTATCGCGGCGCGATTGGGGCGCGGCCGCTGAACTGGGGGTGGGCGCTCTGGAGCGTGGGCGTGCTCGCGAGCTGCGCCTTGGCTGCTCGGCCGCTAACGGCCTTGTTGGGAGCGGCCAATTTTCTGCCGTTTGTGGCGCTGTTTGCCATCTTGAGCGCCGTTTTGCAAGTCCCGGCCCAGCTGCGGCGGCTGGCCTGGCTCCTGGCGCTCGGGTCCGTGCCGGTTTTTGGTTTGGGCCTGGGTCAAATGTGGGGCGGTTGGACGACCCCAACGGCCTGGAGCACCCCATGGCTGCTGGGGTGGGACTTGGATGCTGGCGGCGACCCAGTGGGGTGGATGGCCTCGGTGTTTACCAATGCCAACCACCTGGCTGCCTATGCGTTTCCCATTGGGTTGTTGGCCCTGGAGCTGGCGCTAGAGGCCTATCGCGACTGGCGGCGGCATAGCAGCAGCGGGGGCGCCCTCCGGCTGTTGGGGGCGAGTGCCATTGCCCTCGGCAATGGGAGTGCCGTAGTGCTATCCCAATCTGATAGCGCGCTGGCCCTTGCCGTGCTGGGGGGGCTCGCGTTTGCCCTCTACCTGGGCTGGACGCGGCTGGCGATCTGGAGCGCTGGGGCGCTGGTGAGCCTCGCTGGCCTCGTCACCGGTGCCGCCTTGGCGCCGCCGCCGCTGCAGTCCGGGCTGCGCGTGATCGCTCCAGCCTACTGGTGGCAGCGGGTCATGGCGGCGTTCTACCCCGACCGGCCGCCGGCCCGCCTGCGCACGAATCAATGGGCGTTTGCCTGGGAGCGCTGGCTCGATCGCCCCTGGTTGGGCTGGGGGCTGCGCCACTTCTCGCCCCTCTACGAAGCGCAAACCGGTCACTGGCTGGGCCATCCCCACGACTTGGTCTTAATGCTGGCCATGGAGGTAGGGGCGCCCTTGACGCTGCTGCTGCTGGCCCTGGTGGGGGTGGCGATCGTGCGCGCCGTTTGGCTGCTGCGCGCCTGGCCGCTGGCTGCCCCCGTGCCGGGGGCGTTTCAGTGGCACCAAGACCGCCTGCTGCTGTTTGGGTATGGGGTTGCCTTTGGCGGGTGCACCCTATTTAGTGCCTTTGACGTCCCGCTGTTCGATCCGCGCACCAACCTGGTGGGCTGGCTGCTGCTGGCCGGGCTCGCTGGCGTCACGCACCGCTACCGGGCGCTGCTGCGCTGGCGGCCCTAA
- a CDS encoding DUF2062 domain-containing protein, translating into MTPLRAMQRSPVAEQTRPRRQPKRRRCQRRLRYYYRRLARMEGTPAAIARGCAAGVFAGLFPLFGAQTLIGLAIATPLRGNKIAAAVGTWISNPLTYVPIYIFNFKVGQWLLGTEQLAAQRVDVESWRELTQLGAQFLSTLFVGCAIVGAICAVLAYLTALWVVPRLRRARSGSRKRARYPLNGGKPRSRA; encoded by the coding sequence ATGACGCCCTTGAGGGCCATGCAGCGTTCGCCCGTTGCTGAGCAGACCAGGCCCCGCCGCCAGCCCAAGCGGCGCCGCTGCCAGCGGCGCCTGCGCTACTACTACCGGCGCTTGGCCCGCATGGAAGGCACCCCAGCCGCGATCGCGCGGGGGTGCGCGGCGGGCGTCTTTGCCGGGTTGTTTCCGCTGTTTGGCGCTCAAACCCTCATTGGGCTAGCCATCGCCACGCCGCTGCGCGGCAACAAAATTGCAGCGGCCGTAGGGACTTGGATTAGCAATCCCTTGACCTATGTCCCCATCTACATCTTCAACTTCAAAGTGGGCCAGTGGTTGCTGGGCACCGAGCAGCTCGCCGCCCAGCGGGTGGATGTCGAGTCCTGGCGCGAGCTCACCCAGCTAGGCGCGCAATTTTTGAGCACGCTGTTTGTGGGGTGTGCCATTGTGGGCGCTATCTGCGCCGTCCTGGCGTACTTGACTGCCCTTTGGGTGGTTCCGCGCCTGCGCCGCGCCCGCTCGGGCAGCCGCAAACGGGCGCGCTACCCCCTTAACGGCGGCAAGCCGCGCTCTCGCGCCTAG
- a CDS encoding alpha/beta hydrolase — translation MRLHAALRGSQAMPATVAEGGYWYWRDQPIYYCQAGDPGGAPPLLLVHGFGASTEHWRKNIAELSAEFEVWAIDLLGFGRSAKPPWHYSGDLWQAQLRDFINSRLERPAVLVGNSLGGYAVLRAAAHHPETAAGVALLNNAGPFAHNLETTLPTQADQPLKRFARDCVRSLLRQPWASYLLFCYLRRLAQIRRTLKRVYWDPSAVTEELVEAIRRPAHDRGAFHVFRSVFTTPPGDPLDELLPKLQCPLLALWGEADPWMDASERATKFRQHCPPLSEAFVRAGHCPHNEAPQQVDAELRAWMRAAVLPAQQPV, via the coding sequence ATGCGCCTGCACGCAGCCCTGCGAGGGAGTCAAGCAATGCCAGCCACCGTGGCAGAAGGCGGTTATTGGTACTGGCGGGACCAGCCCATTTACTACTGCCAGGCTGGCGATCCGGGAGGAGCACCCCCCTTGTTGCTGGTTCACGGCTTTGGCGCCTCAACCGAACACTGGCGCAAAAACATTGCCGAGCTAAGCGCCGAATTTGAGGTCTGGGCGATTGACTTGCTGGGTTTTGGGCGCTCGGCCAAGCCCCCTTGGCACTACAGTGGCGACCTCTGGCAGGCGCAACTGCGCGACTTTATCAACAGCCGGCTCGAGCGCCCGGCGGTGCTCGTGGGCAACTCGCTGGGCGGCTATGCGGTGCTGCGTGCGGCAGCTCATCACCCCGAAACGGCAGCCGGCGTGGCGCTGCTCAATAACGCCGGTCCGTTTGCCCATAACCTCGAAACGACGCTTCCCACCCAGGCCGATCAGCCCCTAAAGCGGTTTGCGCGCGACTGCGTGCGCTCGCTGCTGCGGCAGCCCTGGGCGAGCTATTTGCTATTTTGCTACCTGCGCCGCCTCGCCCAGATCCGCCGCACCCTCAAGCGGGTTTATTGGGACCCGAGCGCTGTGACGGAGGAACTGGTCGAGGCCATCCGCCGCCCCGCCCACGATCGCGGTGCTTTCCACGTGTTTCGCTCGGTCTTTACCACACCGCCCGGCGATCCGCTGGACGAGCTATTGCCCAAGCTGCAATGTCCGCTGTTGGCGCTCTGGGGCGAGGCCGATCCCTGGATGGATGCGAGCGAGCGCGCGACCAAGTTCCGGCAGCATTGCCCGCCGTTGAGCGAGGCGTTCGTACGGGCCGGTCACTGCCCTCACAATGAAGCGCCCCAACAGGTCGATGCCGAGCTGCGCGCTTGGATGCGCGCGGCAGTTTTGCCGGCCCAGCAGCCGGTGTAA
- a CDS encoding DUF2993 domain-containing protein has translation MVGGFAQLQNRQGADWGQNLLNSVATKTLRHLFSQCEAIDVSVECSPSNKLLQGSIDSFKMSGRGLVIRKVFRTEAMSFETDAVSIDFSSALKGKIALKQPTQAIAQVKLTEHDINQAFQAQLVRKRLDNLTDPNLTALSGGQPVSFTNVQVELLPHNRIQLWAHAELSQGEPIPVCLSCTLSVERRRRIRFKDIQFEADGVPQAQQASAQQLVPVLGEILNDMVDLDRFDLDGVTMRLNRLETEGKTMLFSGYAQIERVPQSG, from the coding sequence ATGGTGGGTGGCTTCGCGCAACTTCAAAACCGTCAGGGTGCCGATTGGGGGCAGAACCTGCTCAACTCGGTGGCGACCAAGACGCTGCGCCACCTGTTTTCCCAGTGCGAGGCCATCGACGTTTCGGTGGAGTGCAGCCCCTCCAACAAGCTGCTCCAGGGCAGCATCGACAGCTTCAAAATGAGCGGTCGGGGGCTGGTCATCCGCAAGGTGTTTCGCACCGAGGCCATGTCGTTCGAGACCGATGCCGTCTCGATCGACTTTAGCTCCGCGCTCAAAGGCAAAATTGCCCTCAAGCAGCCCACGCAGGCGATCGCGCAGGTCAAGCTGACCGAGCACGACATCAACCAAGCCTTTCAAGCGCAGCTGGTGCGTAAGCGCCTGGATAACCTAACCGATCCCAACCTGACAGCCCTGTCGGGCGGCCAGCCGGTTTCGTTTACCAACGTGCAAGTTGAGCTGCTGCCGCACAACCGCATCCAGCTTTGGGCCCACGCTGAACTGTCGCAGGGAGAGCCCATTCCCGTTTGCTTGAGCTGCACGCTGAGCGTCGAGCGCCGCCGCCGCATCCGGTTCAAAGACATTCAGTTTGAAGCCGATGGCGTGCCGCAAGCGCAGCAAGCGAGCGCGCAGCAGCTGGTACCGGTGCTGGGCGAGATCCTCAACGATATGGTGGACCTCGATCGCTTCGATTTGGATGGGGTTACCATGCGGCTCAACCGGCTGGAGACCGAGGGCAAAACCATGCTGTTTAGCGGCTACGCCCAAATCGAGCGCGTGCCGCAGTCGGGGTAA